A single Arachidicoccus sp. BS20 DNA region contains:
- a CDS encoding DHA2 family efflux MFS transporter permease subunit, with amino-acid sequence MKRKLLIITVIAAAIMELIDTSIVNVALNYMSGNLGSTLEDTSWVVTAYGIANVIIIPMTSFLVNNLGRRNYYIGSIILFTFCSFMCGNAGNIWELVAFRFLQGVGGGALLSVSAMVVYEAFPKEKQNVASALFGIGVFIGPTIGPTLGGYITDNFSWRWIFYINIPIGLLTAISCYKLLPESPTRQKVKKIDWAGIILLIIGIGSLQTVLERGETDDWFAATYITVLTVAAVMSLILFVYRELTTEHPVVKLSILKYPSLSISAALTFVTGMGMFTSIYLTPIVAQRFLGFSPTQSGLLLLPGAITAVFALIITGRLLQRGVPPALIVLLGFICFIYFNWSMSQANLAISFGAISMSLIFRAIGMALLTVPLATLAVSALQAKDMPQGTAINNMMRQLGGSFGISIINTYAAHRVQQHRVDLISNIRNDNILMTDRLHAYTSMFMSKGSPMLEAKQRAVGLMEKVVEKQSSFIGYLDSYQLIGLIFILAIPLLLFFVGKKKNKKILIVSADH; translated from the coding sequence ATGAAAAGAAAACTACTCATTATTACGGTAATTGCGGCGGCAATCATGGAATTGATTGACACTTCCATTGTGAATGTTGCGCTTAATTATATGAGCGGAAATCTTGGCTCAACGCTGGAGGATACTTCGTGGGTAGTTACGGCTTATGGCATTGCGAATGTAATCATCATTCCAATGACGAGCTTTTTGGTAAATAACCTTGGGCGGAGAAATTATTATATCGGTTCGATTATTCTGTTTACATTTTGCTCTTTCATGTGTGGCAATGCCGGCAACATTTGGGAATTGGTTGCATTTCGTTTCTTGCAAGGCGTTGGCGGTGGCGCACTCTTGTCTGTTTCTGCAATGGTTGTGTACGAAGCGTTTCCGAAGGAAAAGCAGAATGTCGCAAGCGCATTGTTCGGCATAGGTGTTTTTATCGGACCAACAATTGGACCGACATTAGGCGGCTACATTACGGACAATTTTTCGTGGAGGTGGATTTTTTATATCAATATTCCTATTGGTTTGCTCACAGCAATTTCCTGTTACAAATTATTGCCCGAATCGCCTACAAGACAAAAGGTTAAGAAGATTGACTGGGCGGGAATTATTTTATTAATCATTGGTATAGGTTCTTTGCAAACCGTGCTGGAGCGCGGCGAAACGGACGATTGGTTCGCTGCAACATACATTACCGTACTCACTGTTGCCGCTGTAATGTCTTTGATTTTATTTGTTTACAGAGAACTCACAACGGAGCATCCTGTCGTAAAATTATCCATACTGAAATATCCGTCGTTGAGCATTTCTGCTGCGCTCACATTTGTTACAGGCATGGGAATGTTTACGTCCATTTATCTCACGCCGATTGTAGCGCAACGCTTTCTTGGTTTCAGTCCTACGCAATCGGGATTATTATTATTGCCCGGTGCGATTACGGCGGTGTTTGCATTGATTATTACAGGCAGATTACTACAGCGCGGAGTGCCGCCTGCATTGATTGTGTTGCTTGGTTTTATATGCTTTATTTATTTCAACTGGTCAATGTCGCAGGCGAATCTGGCTATATCATTTGGAGCAATTTCTATGAGTTTAATTTTTCGTGCTATCGGCATGGCGTTGCTGACTGTTCCGCTTGCAACCCTTGCTGTGTCTGCATTACAGGCGAAAGATATGCCGCAGGGAACGGCTATCAACAACATGATGCGGCAACTTGGGGGCTCGTTCGGCATTTCCATTATCAACACTTATGCCGCACACAGAGTGCAACAGCACCGTGTGGATTTAATATCCAATATTCGTAATGATAATATATTGATGACCGACAGATTACACGCTTATACTTCTATGTTTATGAGTAAAGGTTCGCCTATGCTTGAAGCCAAACAAAGAGCGGTTGGACTTATGGAAAAAGTGGTGGAAAAGCAATCGTCTTTCATTGGTTATTTAGACAGTTATCAATTGATAGGGTTGATTTTTATTTTGGCAATACCGTTGCTATTATTCTTTGTCGGCAAAAAGAAGAACAAGAAAATCTTGATTGTATCGGCTGACCATTAA
- a CDS encoding helix-turn-helix domain-containing protein, protein MFEHNNYTLINPQNGNLAFKIFDFESNEHFDHIQRNNYFSLIFVKQGAGEVRADFTTYELQANSVFAFSPYQPFMFATEQGLKGFAIQFHPDFFCIHKHQNEVACNGVLFNNIYNPPYLKLDATQELLLATIVAQLKDEVRNDALAQYELLVSQLKILLIHLSRIKVEQQPDAATNVADNEQPFILQNLKDAIENNFKTKHSAGDYADMLHISAKALARITKAHFNKTLTELISERIVIEAKRELYLTSKTVKEIAYELGYNDEYYFSRFFKTNADVSPQLYRETVGFAVAER, encoded by the coding sequence ATGTTTGAACACAACAATTACACATTAATCAATCCGCAAAACGGCAACCTTGCCTTCAAGATTTTTGATTTTGAAAGTAATGAACATTTTGACCATATTCAGCGCAACAATTATTTTTCATTAATCTTTGTAAAGCAAGGTGCGGGCGAAGTAAGAGCCGATTTTACGACATATGAATTGCAGGCAAATTCAGTGTTTGCCTTTTCGCCTTATCAGCCTTTTATGTTTGCAACGGAACAAGGTCTTAAAGGTTTTGCCATTCAATTTCATCCGGATTTTTTCTGTATTCACAAGCATCAAAACGAAGTTGCCTGCAACGGCGTTTTGTTTAACAATATTTACAATCCGCCTTATCTAAAGCTTGATGCAACACAGGAATTGCTGTTAGCTACGATTGTTGCACAGCTTAAAGATGAAGTTCGAAATGATGCGTTGGCACAATATGAATTGTTGGTTTCGCAATTAAAAATCCTGTTAATTCATTTGTCAAGAATCAAAGTAGAACAGCAGCCTGATGCGGCAACGAACGTTGCGGATAATGAACAACCTTTTATATTGCAAAACCTGAAAGATGCAATTGAAAACAATTTCAAGACAAAACATTCAGCAGGCGATTATGCAGATATGCTGCACATTTCAGCGAAAGCATTGGCAAGAATTACCAAAGCGCATTTCAATAAAACATTAACGGAATTGATTTCGGAACGCATCGTAATTGAAGCAAAACGAGAATTATATCTTACTTCAAAAACCGTAAAAGAAATTGCATACGAATTGGGTTATAACGATGAATATTATTTCAGCCGTTTCTTCAAAACCAATGCTGATGTTTCGCCGCAACTATATCGCGAAACAGTCGGTTTTGCTGTTGCGGAAAGATGA
- a CDS encoding carboxymuconolactone decarboxylase family protein encodes MTNTKFAVPQREDVSANNQAIFDNLKKGLGFVPNAFATIAYSDKALETYLNFSNAKSSLSKKEKEVVNLSVSEVNGCDYCLAAHTAIGKLNGFSEEQTFEIRKGEVSFDSKLDALAKFAKEAAITKGRVSETTLDNFLNAGYTKASVIDVVLAIADITVTNYVNNIAGTPIDFPLAKALTN; translated from the coding sequence ATGACAAACACAAAATTTGCAGTTCCGCAAAGAGAAGATGTATCGGCAAACAATCAGGCAATTTTTGACAACCTCAAAAAAGGACTTGGCTTTGTTCCAAACGCCTTCGCAACCATCGCATACAGCGATAAAGCATTGGAAACATATCTTAACTTTTCCAACGCAAAAAGTTCCTTGAGCAAGAAAGAAAAAGAAGTAGTTAACCTTTCGGTAAGCGAAGTAAATGGTTGTGATTATTGTTTGGCAGCACACACAGCAATCGGTAAACTCAACGGTTTCAGCGAAGAGCAAACTTTCGAAATCAGAAAAGGCGAAGTTTCATTTGACAGCAAATTAGATGCTTTGGCAAAGTTTGCAAAAGAAGCAGCAATTACCAAGGGGCGCGTGAGTGAAACAACTCTTGATAACTTTCTGAATGCAGGCTATACAAAGGCGAGCGTGATTGATGTAGTTCTGGCGATTGCAGACATTACGGTTACCAATTATGTGAACAACATCGCAGGCACACCGATTGATTTTCCTTTGGCAAAAGCGTTGACAAATTAA
- a CDS encoding TetR/AcrR family transcriptional regulator, translating into MTKAEQTRQFIIETTAPIFNKKGYENTSLSDVQEVTKLTKGAIYGNFSDKNELAVAAFQHNCIVAARRIKAAMESATSAKEALKSLAVMYAQNWNSVLERGGCPMLNASVEADDHLVFLRAEVRKTIKQFVKNLRILIEQGQANNEFDKKASASDIADSIFMIWEGGVLYSKIMNDAKYLSIAAERMNAIIDNELSK; encoded by the coding sequence ATGACAAAGGCAGAACAAACACGACAGTTTATTATAGAAACAACGGCGCCTATTTTTAATAAAAAAGGGTACGAAAATACTTCTTTGAGCGATGTGCAGGAAGTTACCAAACTCACGAAAGGTGCGATATACGGCAATTTTTCGGATAAGAACGAATTGGCTGTTGCGGCTTTTCAACACAATTGCATTGTTGCTGCGCGAAGAATAAAAGCTGCGATGGAATCAGCAACTTCTGCGAAAGAAGCCTTAAAATCCCTTGCTGTTATGTATGCGCAAAATTGGAATAGTGTGTTAGAACGAGGTGGTTGTCCCATGTTAAACGCTTCTGTCGAAGCTGACGATCATTTGGTGTTTTTGCGTGCAGAAGTTCGCAAGACTATCAAGCAATTCGTAAAAAATCTTAGAATTCTGATAGAACAAGGTCAGGCAAACAATGAATTTGATAAAAAGGCTTCTGCATCGGATATTGCTGATAGTATTTTTATGATTTGGGAAGGCGGCGTTCTGTATTCCAAAATAATGAATGATGCGAAATATCTAAGCATTGCAGCAGAACGCATGAATGCTATTATTGACAATGAACTGAGTAAATAA
- a CDS encoding alpha/beta fold hydrolase — MSNSISYKTKNISGINIFYREAGSWDKPTIFLLHGFPASSHQYRKVLRTLNDEFHLIAPDYPGFGVSDFTSEEIFEYSFDNLGKIMDAFVQSFNLESYCLMIQDYGAPIGFRIATAHPEKVTAIISQNGNAYKEGLGKAWEGIKKLWDSSNGVAERNALLDAFSLEGLKWQYTHGTRNPETINPDNWELDYYRLSRPNAHKINLDLFYDYRNNVKLYPEWHEYLHKYQPSVLIVWGKNDAFFPVEGAEAYKKDVKNIEYHYYETGHFALEEDGEDIIEKMRLFLRKV; from the coding sequence ATGAGTAATTCAATTTCTTATAAAACAAAAAACATTAGCGGTATCAATATCTTTTATCGCGAAGCAGGTTCTTGGGACAAACCAACTATTTTTCTACTGCATGGCTTTCCTGCGTCAAGTCATCAATACAGAAAAGTTTTGAGAACTTTAAATGATGAGTTTCATTTAATTGCTCCCGACTATCCAGGTTTTGGGGTAAGCGATTTTACGTCAGAAGAAATTTTTGAATATTCTTTCGATAATTTAGGCAAAATAATGGATGCCTTTGTGCAAAGTTTTAATTTGGAGAGTTACTGCCTGATGATACAGGATTACGGTGCGCCAATTGGGTTTAGGATTGCAACAGCTCATCCCGAAAAAGTAACGGCAATTATCAGCCAGAACGGAAACGCTTATAAGGAAGGATTAGGCAAAGCCTGGGAGGGAATAAAAAAGCTTTGGGATTCATCTAATGGCGTGGCTGAAAGGAATGCATTGCTTGATGCGTTTAGTTTAGAGGGATTAAAATGGCAATACACGCACGGTACACGAAACCCCGAAACGATAAATCCAGATAACTGGGAACTGGATTATTACAGGCTTTCGCGCCCCAATGCACACAAAATCAATCTTGATTTATTTTATGATTATAGGAATAATGTAAAACTTTATCCTGAATGGCATGAATATTTGCATAAGTATCAGCCATCGGTGTTGATTGTGTGGGGAAAGAACGATGCTTTTTTTCCTGTAGAGGGGGCAGAGGCGTATAAGAAAGACGTAAAAAATATTGAGTATCATTATTATGAAACAGGACATTTTGCGTTAGAAGAAGATGGCGAAGATATTATTGAAAAAATGCGCCTATTTTTAAGAAAGGTATAG
- a CDS encoding helix-turn-helix domain-containing protein has product MDEIAQERNLVRGTVEGHLMEFVPTGEVDISVFVTENELKELEKFMKKKPELSSSQIFSSFNEKYSHTQIIAVRLWLQSRSEEEKIAALE; this is encoded by the coding sequence ATCGACGAAATTGCGCAGGAACGCAATCTCGTGAGAGGCACGGTTGAAGGGCATTTGATGGAATTTGTCCCAACCGGGGAAGTGGATATTTCTGTTTTTGTTACGGAAAATGAATTGAAAGAATTAGAAAAATTTATGAAGAAAAAGCCTGAATTATCTTCATCTCAAATATTTTCGTCATTCAATGAAAAATATAGTCATACACAAATAATAGCCGTAAGGTTGTGGTTACAGAGCAGGAGTGAAGAAGAAAAAATAGCCGCTTTGGAGTAA
- the pyrR gene encoding bifunctional pyr operon transcriptional regulator/uracil phosphoribosyltransferase PyrR has translation MSSNAKSILTPQQVDLTIKRLAHQIIENHLGLESAVIIGLQPRGVFLSNRIVDELEQIVPTEKIAYGKLDITFYRDDIRNNLHVANETDIPFSIEKKSVILIDDVLWTGRTIRAALDALLDFGRPSNVELCVLIDRRFSRQLPIQANYIGRAIDTYQSQKVKVYWKENSGHDEVVLLSDD, from the coding sequence ATGAGTAGCAATGCAAAATCTATATTAACCCCGCAGCAGGTGGATTTAACAATAAAACGATTGGCGCACCAGATAATTGAAAATCATTTGGGGCTTGAAAGTGCCGTCATCATTGGGCTGCAGCCGCGCGGTGTTTTTCTGAGCAATAGAATTGTGGATGAGCTGGAGCAAATTGTTCCGACCGAAAAAATTGCTTACGGCAAGCTTGATATTACATTTTACCGCGATGATATCCGCAACAACCTGCATGTGGCAAATGAAACGGATATCCCTTTCAGCATCGAAAAAAAATCTGTGATACTGATTGATGATGTCTTGTGGACAGGTCGTACCATTCGGGCTGCGCTTGATGCTTTGCTTGATTTCGGTCGCCCTTCAAACGTAGAACTTTGCGTGTTGATTGACAGAAGGTTTTCCCGACAACTTCCTATTCAGGCAAATTATATTGGTCGTGCTATCGACACTTACCAATCGCAAAAAGTAAAAGTGTATTGGAAAGAAAACAGTGGGCACGATGAAGTAGTTTTGTTATCTGATGACTAA
- a CDS encoding DUF4374 domain-containing protein, translating into MTKSKFVILVSSALLLLSACSKKDVSGNQSGGNGGGDSTVIEQPKDSIFVLTTASSPSGAEVINTAETLDSGVLNTQGTGIEQDGATHNYIVNGDYFISFLFGQSNPGAVTAYKADASKQLVTATDFQTESMTMFGNAGDEVLMVKNAWQPEEQYTQWYRLDTKSMEIVAQGQIDAEALAANGQKAFFTDIKKVGDKIFASFISVESGLNFETQYPDSNWIAVYNYPDMTLDKVIRDGRTGSIGTYWVRGMDVDENGDTYVFGTKLDWDMSGKYSTATPVGIMKIKSGTTEYDPTFFFNITSASGGEYVWRKDYLGKGYFLLTMVPQPYVYAVQLYLYPMLMGGIKYAVVNVYDGSFKWVTGTPEATDIQFTSGSYSYSALDGTGYAAIYYTDAGKAKSTVFKFDAATATATPGLTTDGNAIITGISRLPVAAE; encoded by the coding sequence ATGACAAAATCAAAGTTTGTAATCTTAGTATCATCAGCGCTTTTATTATTAAGCGCGTGCAGCAAAAAAGACGTATCCGGTAATCAGTCCGGCGGAAACGGCGGCGGGGATTCAACCGTCATTGAGCAACCGAAAGACAGCATATTTGTATTAACCACTGCAAGCTCCCCCTCCGGCGCTGAGGTAATTAATACCGCCGAAACGTTAGATTCGGGTGTATTAAACACGCAAGGAACGGGGATAGAGCAAGACGGCGCCACACACAATTACATCGTCAACGGAGATTATTTTATCAGCTTCTTGTTCGGGCAAAGCAATCCGGGCGCCGTAACGGCATACAAAGCCGATGCATCTAAGCAATTGGTAACAGCTACCGATTTCCAAACGGAATCCATGACCATGTTCGGCAACGCAGGCGATGAAGTTCTGATGGTAAAAAACGCCTGGCAGCCGGAAGAACAATATACACAATGGTACAGGCTCGATACAAAAAGTATGGAAATTGTAGCGCAAGGACAAATTGATGCAGAAGCATTGGCTGCCAACGGGCAAAAAGCATTCTTTACCGATATTAAAAAAGTGGGCGATAAAATTTTCGCTTCGTTCATCAGCGTGGAAAGCGGACTGAATTTTGAAACACAATATCCCGATAGTAACTGGATTGCCGTGTACAACTATCCCGATATGACGTTGGATAAGGTAATCCGCGACGGGCGTACCGGCTCTATAGGAACTTATTGGGTAAGAGGCATGGACGTGGATGAAAACGGCGACACGTATGTTTTCGGTACAAAACTGGACTGGGATATGTCGGGCAAATACAGCACGGCAACACCTGTCGGAATTATGAAAATTAAAAGCGGTACCACGGAATACGACCCAACGTTTTTCTTCAATATCACTTCCGCTTCCGGCGGAGAATACGTTTGGCGCAAAGATTATCTGGGTAAAGGATATTTCTTATTGACTATGGTTCCGCAACCGTATGTATATGCCGTACAATTGTATTTATATCCCATGTTGATGGGCGGTATTAAATATGCCGTAGTAAATGTTTATGACGGCTCTTTCAAATGGGTAACCGGCACGCCGGAAGCCACTGACATCCAATTTACCAGCGGTTCATATTCTTATTCCGCATTGGACGGAACAGGATATGCGGCTATTTATTATACTGATGCCGGTAAGGCAAAATCGACTGTTTTTAAATTCGATGCAGCAACTGCAACCGCAACGCCCGGGCTTACCACAGACGGCAATGCTATCATTACAGGTATCAGCAGGTTGCCCGTAGCAGCGGAGTAG
- a CDS encoding FKBP-type peptidyl-prolyl cis-trans isomerase yields MKKPFIIVTATLFAAAAKAQVHKTVTHSTVHSKTTMQQPVRLANFDDTVSYALGLSIGKFYQQQGIKNLNTTLLSRGIKTAMGKDSALFTDEQVGDILMSSAQRAAEEKASKAKHEGEVFLAKNKTNPGVVTLPDGIEYEVLQKGTGTIPADTSNVKVNYVGTLLDGTEFDNSYKRGEPLDMDVTRVIKGWTEVLKLMPVGSKWRVWIPSDLAYGDRGAGEMIPPGATLQFDIELLGINK; encoded by the coding sequence ATGAAGAAACCTTTTATTATTGTTACGGCAACTCTGTTTGCAGCTGCAGCAAAGGCGCAAGTACATAAAACTGTTACGCATTCGACGGTCCATTCCAAGACAACTATGCAACAACCGGTTCGTCTTGCGAATTTTGACGATACTGTAAGCTACGCTTTAGGTTTGAGCATTGGCAAGTTTTACCAGCAACAGGGGATCAAAAATCTTAACACGACATTATTGTCCAGGGGTATTAAAACCGCAATGGGCAAGGATTCTGCATTATTTACCGATGAGCAGGTGGGCGATATTCTGATGAGTTCTGCACAGCGCGCGGCAGAGGAAAAAGCGTCAAAAGCAAAGCATGAGGGCGAAGTTTTTTTAGCAAAAAATAAAACCAATCCGGGCGTTGTTACTTTGCCCGACGGCATTGAATATGAAGTGTTGCAAAAAGGAACCGGTACAATACCGGCAGATACAAGCAATGTGAAAGTTAATTACGTAGGAACATTGCTGGACGGAACAGAATTTGACAATTCTTATAAGCGCGGAGAACCGCTTGATATGGATGTAACACGCGTTATCAAAGGATGGACAGAGGTACTGAAGCTGATGCCTGTAGGCAGTAAATGGCGTGTGTGGATTCCTTCCGATTTGGCATATGGCGACCGTGGCGCCGGCGAAATGATTCCACCGGGAGCCACATTGCAGTTTGATATAGAACTGTTGGGCATCAATAAATAA
- a CDS encoding nuclear transport factor 2 family protein has translation MNQRKLLLPPFTLETALQKVQLAEDAWNTRNPEVVCLAYTENSEWRNRTEFINGREAIKDFLKRKWEKELDYKLRKELWGFRENRIAVMFEYEWHNNAGQWFRSYGNELWEFDKNGLMHKRFASINDLEIAASERKL, from the coding sequence ATGAATCAGCGAAAGCTATTATTGCCGCCGTTTACTTTAGAAACCGCTTTACAAAAAGTTCAGTTGGCGGAAGATGCATGGAACACACGCAATCCCGAAGTGGTTTGTTTGGCTTATACCGAAAACTCTGAATGGCGCAACCGAACTGAATTTATAAACGGACGAGAAGCCATAAAAGATTTTCTGAAACGCAAGTGGGAAAAGGAATTGGACTATAAACTGAGAAAAGAATTATGGGGTTTTCGCGAAAACAGAATTGCAGTTATGTTTGAGTACGAGTGGCATAACAATGCAGGACAATGGTTCAGAAGCTACGGAAACGAGCTTTGGGAATTTGACAAAAACGGTTTGATGCACAAGCGTTTTGCAAGTATTAATGATTTGGAAATTGCAGCATCGGAACGAAAATTATAA
- a CDS encoding SDR family oxidoreductase translates to MNIKNKTILITGGGSGIGFETAKLLSADNNIIIAGRNKQKLDAAASKLKNTVAIQADITDENDVNRLVDEIKNKYGDLSVLINNAGIGNSHKVSESPDVYSIALAEFMTNYFAPLRLVEKLLPVLRKQPEAAIVNVTSVVALTPWLIIPTYSDSKAALRFYTQILRHELKNTNIKVFELLPPLVDTELTTELGGKQNGISPVEVAEGLLQGLETDNYEIPVGQGIALYNGFFSSSKAAFAALNQLG, encoded by the coding sequence ATGAACATTAAAAACAAAACAATCCTCATCACCGGAGGAGGCTCAGGAATTGGTTTTGAAACAGCCAAATTATTAAGCGCGGATAATAATATAATTATCGCGGGAAGAAACAAACAAAAGCTGGACGCGGCAGCTTCTAAACTAAAGAATACTGTTGCCATCCAAGCCGATATTACAGACGAAAACGATGTGAATCGTCTTGTTGATGAAATAAAGAATAAATACGGCGATTTAAGTGTGCTTATCAATAACGCAGGTATTGGAAATTCACATAAGGTTTCCGAATCTCCTGATGTTTATTCAATAGCATTAGCTGAATTTATGACCAATTATTTTGCTCCGCTTCGATTAGTTGAAAAACTTTTGCCCGTATTGAGAAAACAACCTGAAGCAGCAATAGTAAATGTTACTTCTGTGGTCGCATTAACTCCATGGTTGATTATTCCTACTTATTCCGACAGCAAAGCGGCGCTCCGTTTTTATACGCAGATTTTACGCCACGAGCTAAAAAACACAAACATTAAAGTGTTTGAATTATTGCCGCCTTTGGTTGATACGGAACTTACTACCGAACTCGGCGGAAAGCAAAATGGAATATCGCCGGTTGAAGTCGCCGAAGGGTTATTGCAAGGTCTGGAAACCGACAACTACGAAATTCCTGTTGGACAAGGAATAGCGTTGTATAACGGATTTTTTTCTTCATCAAAAGCCGCATTTGCTGCATTAAATCAATTAGGATAA
- a CDS encoding DnaJ domain-containing protein, translating to MYRNAEIFIFRGYICRVQAKNYYQILGVSPTASSAEIKGAYRKLALRFHPDKNVGNTSTNAAFTEINEAYSILSDEKKRAAYHRENFGNFIAKKEDAHLNITPQFICEKIVEIRKSLEHTDPYRMDKPSLLLQLKQLFSAYHLAILKKENNIALNNSIIDETLTILAFLPAEQQKIITDWFKDIPQNREEKINAFLKKQQSVFFWEKYKLLFVLAATVVVCLVVYLVIR from the coding sequence ATGTACCGAAATGCGGAAATTTTTATATTCAGGGGGTACATTTGCAGAGTGCAGGCAAAAAATTATTATCAAATTCTGGGCGTTTCTCCTACGGCTTCTTCTGCCGAAATTAAAGGTGCATACAGAAAGTTAGCGCTTCGTTTTCATCCGGATAAAAATGTGGGCAATACCTCGACCAATGCAGCTTTCACAGAAATCAACGAAGCATATTCCATACTTTCGGACGAAAAAAAACGTGCAGCCTATCATCGGGAGAATTTTGGAAATTTTATTGCGAAAAAGGAAGATGCACATTTGAATATAACACCTCAATTTATCTGTGAAAAAATAGTAGAAATACGTAAAAGTCTTGAACATACCGACCCTTATCGTATGGACAAACCTTCGCTGCTGCTCCAATTGAAACAACTTTTCTCCGCATATCATTTAGCGATTTTGAAAAAGGAAAATAATATTGCACTGAACAACTCTATCATCGATGAAACGCTTACCATACTTGCATTTCTGCCGGCGGAACAACAAAAAATTATTACCGACTGGTTTAAAGATATTCCTCAAAACCGGGAAGAAAAAATCAATGCTTTTTTGAAGAAACAACAAAGCGTTTTCTTTTGGGAGAAATATAAATTATTGTTTGTACTGGCGGCTACCGTTGTGGTTTGCTTAGTTGTATATTTAGTCATCAGATAA
- the fabF gene encoding beta-ketoacyl-ACP synthase II has translation MTRVVITGLGAVTPIGNDVNTFWENALKGTSGAGLITRFDAGLFRTKLACEVKGFTPEKYLDRNEIKRSDLFSQYALYAAAEAMNDSGLDVSKEDPFDIGVIWGVGQGGMETFEQEVTNYVEGNYNPRFNPFFVPKLIVNLAPGMISMKYGLQGINYAPVSACATSNTAIMDAFNYIRLGKAKVFITGGSEAPVTPASVGGFSAMKAMSTRNDDPQHASRPFDKDRDGFVMGEGAGALILEEYEHAKKRGAKIYAELVGAAMTADAYHLTSPHPEGIGAAKAMELSLKEAQLNPDELDYLNPHATSTPIGDISELNAVQKAFGGHTQHLHISGTKSMTGHLLGAAGAIEAIIAIKSINHNIIPPTINVEHLDEKIPGNINIVINQPFEKEINTAMSNAFGFGGHNASVVFKKI, from the coding sequence ATGACAAGAGTTGTAATCACAGGTTTGGGCGCGGTTACGCCAATCGGAAACGACGTAAACACCTTCTGGGAAAATGCGCTGAAAGGCACAAGCGGCGCAGGTTTGATAACGCGTTTCGATGCGGGATTGTTCCGCACAAAACTTGCCTGCGAAGTAAAAGGCTTTACGCCCGAAAAGTATTTGGACAGAAACGAAATCAAGCGCTCCGACTTGTTTTCGCAATATGCTTTGTATGCAGCAGCCGAAGCGATGAATGATTCAGGCTTAGACGTTTCCAAAGAAGATCCTTTTGATATCGGTGTAATCTGGGGTGTGGGGCAGGGCGGCATGGAAACGTTTGAGCAGGAAGTTACAAACTATGTTGAAGGAAATTACAATCCGCGTTTCAATCCGTTTTTTGTTCCCAAGCTGATTGTCAATCTTGCGCCCGGAATGATTTCGATGAAGTATGGTTTGCAAGGCATCAACTATGCTCCGGTTTCTGCGTGCGCTACGTCTAACACTGCGATTATGGATGCGTTTAACTATATCCGTTTGGGCAAAGCGAAAGTGTTTATTACCGGCGGTTCCGAAGCGCCGGTAACGCCTGCGTCTGTCGGTGGATTTTCTGCGATGAAAGCCATGTCCACGCGCAATGACGACCCGCAACACGCAAGCCGTCCGTTTGATAAAGACCGCGATGGTTTTGTCATGGGCGAGGGCGCCGGCGCGTTGATTCTGGAAGAATATGAACACGCGAAAAAACGCGGCGCAAAAATTTATGCAGAGCTTGTAGGCGCAGCTATGACGGCAGATGCATATCATCTCACATCGCCGCATCCCGAAGGAATTGGCGCGGCAAAAGCGATGGAACTTTCGCTGAAAGAAGCGCAGTTGAATCCTGACGAACTGGATTATCTCAACCCTCATGCAACGTCCACACCGATTGGCGACATTAGTGAATTGAACGCGGTACAAAAAGCATTTGGCGGACATACGCAACATTTGCATATCAGCGGAACGAAATCCATGACGGGACATTTGTTGGGCGCGGCGGGAGCAATTGAAGCGATTATTGCTATCAAGTCAATCAATCATAATATTATTCCGCCGACAATTAATGTAGAACACCTTGACGAAAAAATACCGGGTAACATTAATATCGTGATTAATCAGCCTTTTGAAAAAGAAATCAATACAGCCATGAGCAATGCTTTCGGTTTCGGCGGGCACAATGCAAGTGTGGTGTTTAAGAAGATATAA